GCAGGTGTCGGGGCGCTGCGCGTACACGGTGCAGCGGCGCGTGGCGGCGTCGAGCAGCTGGCAGTCGCCGCTGGCGCGCCGCGCCAGGGTGAAGAGGGCGTGCTTGTGGCTGAAGTGCGCGATCAGCCGCGCTTTTTCCAGCCGCTTGGCAATGCGGCGGATGTCCTCGTGCTCGGCCTCGAAGGCATCGACCCAGCCCAGGCGCACCAGGTCGGGCAGCCGCACCTCCAGCGGCATGGTGCAACAGTTGGCCGCGCAACTGTCGCACAGCCCGGCGCGGTAGCGCGTCCAGGTGTCGGGGCGGTCAACGTCAACGATGGCGATGTGGGTGCGCATGGGGTGGGCGGCGGTGGGCGGGCGCGCATTGTGCCCCGGGGGCAAAAACCAGATGGGCCGCTCAGCTGCCGCCGTGCCAACCGTGCAGTGCCCGCGCCACGGCAGCGGGGGCGATGAATTCCTGCTCCAACCGGCCCGCCGCCAGGCTGCGCAGGTGGGCATCGAGCGCCATCTCTTGCGCCTGCAGCCCCAGGGCAGGATGGGCGCGCACCGGCTCGGCCACGGCCTGGCCCTGGTGGGCGTCGAAGGTGGCCCTGTCCATCAACAGGGCCGTGAGCTGCGGCAGGTGCTGGCGTGCCTGGGCCAGCATCTGCAGGCCCCAGGTGTCGATGTCGCCCCAGTAGGCCACGCGGCGCTCTTGCAGCCAGGGCGCGGCCAGCCAGCCCAGGTTCAGCCCCGCGCCCAGGATGGCGATGCTGCCCGCCAACGGCTGGGGCAGCAGGTGCAGGCAGCGTTCGTTTTCCAGCAGCAGGAGGTGGCTGGCGGGCAGGGGCGTGGCCATCAACTCGCTCGCTGGCACGCGCTGGCGCGCAAAGGGCAG
This DNA window, taken from Acidovorax sp. HDW3, encodes the following:
- a CDS encoding YkgJ family cysteine cluster protein is translated as MRTHIAIVDVDRPDTWTRYRAGLCDSCAANCCTMPLEVRLPDLVRLGWVDAFEAEHEDIRRIAKRLEKARLIAHFSHKHALFTLARRASGDCQLLDAATRRCTVYAQRPDTCRLHPQTKSPRPGWCAYGPQALAKR